Proteins encoded by one window of Arabidopsis thaliana chromosome 2, partial sequence:
- a CDS encoding UDP-Glycosyltransferase superfamily protein (UDP-Glycosyltransferase superfamily protein; FUNCTIONS IN: UDP-glycosyltransferase activity, transferase activity, transferring glycosyl groups; INVOLVED IN: metabolic process; LOCATED IN: cellular_component unknown; CONTAINS InterPro DOMAIN/s: UDP-glucuronosyl/UDP-glucosyltransferase (InterPro:IPR002213); BEST Arabidopsis thaliana protein match is: UDP-Glycosyltransferase superfamily protein (TAIR:AT2G36770.1); Has 8038 Blast hits to 7938 proteins in 460 species: Archae - 0; Bacteria - 340; Metazoa - 2374; Fungi - 35; Plants - 5114; Viruses - 105; Other Eukaryotes - 70 (source: NCBI BLink).), producing the protein MATEKTHQFHPSLHFVLFPFMAQGHMIPMIDIARLLAQRGVTITIVTTPHNAARFKNVLNRAIESGLAINILHVKFPYQEFGLPEGKENIDSLDSTELMVPFFKAVNLLEDPVMKLMEEMKPRPSCLISDWCLPYTSIIAKNFNIPKIVFHGMGCFNLLCMHVLRRNLEILENVKSDEEYFLVPSFPDRVEFTKLQLPVKANASGDWKEIMDEMVKAEYTSYGVIVNTFQELEPPYVKDYKEAMDGKVWSIGPVSLCNKAGADKAERGSKAAIDQDECLQWLDSKEEGSVLYVCLGSICNLPLSQLKELGLGLEESRRSFIWVIRGSEKYKELFEWMLESGFEERIKERGLLIKGWAPQVLILSHPSVGGFLTHCGWNSTLEGITSGIPLITWPLFGDQFCNQKLVVQVLKAGVSAGVEEVMKWGEEDKIGVLVDKEGVKKAVEELMGDSDDAKERRRRVKELGELAHKAVEKGGSSHSNITLLLQDIMQLAQFKN; encoded by the coding sequence ATGGCTACGGAAAAAACCCACCAATTTCATCCTTCTCTTCACTTTGTCCTCTTCCCTTTCATGGCTCAAGGCCACATGATTCCCATGATTGATATTGCAAGACTCTTGGCTCAGCGTGGTGTGACCATAACAATTGTCACGACACCTCACAACGCAGCAAGGTTTAAGAATGTCCTAAACCGAGCGATCGAGTCTGGCTTGGCCATCAACATACTGCATGTGAAGTTTCCATATCAAGAGTTTGGTTTGCcagaaggaaaagagaatATAGATTCGTTAGACTCAACGGAGTTGATGGTACCTTTCTTCAAAGCGGTGAACTTGCTTGAAGATCCGGTCATGAAGCTCATGGAAGAGATGAAACCTAGACCTAGCTGTCTAATTTCTGATTGGTGTTTGCCTTATACAAGCATAATCGCCAAGAACTTCAATATACCAAAGATAGTTTTCCACGGCATGGGTTGCTTTAATCTTTTGTGTATGCATGTTCTACGCAGAAACTTAGAGATCCTAGAGAATGTAAAGTCGGATGAAGAGTATTTCTTGGTTCCTAGTTTTCCTGATAGAGTTGAATTTACAAAGCTTCAACTTCCTGTGAAAGCAAATGCAAGTGGAGATTGGAAAGAGATAATGGATGAAATGGTAAAAGCAGAATACACATCCTATGGTGTGATCGTCAACACATTTCAGGAGTTGGAGCCACCTTATGTCAAAGACTACAAAGAGGCAATGGATGGAAAAGTATGGTCCATTGGACCCGTTTCCTTGTGTAACAAGGCAGGTGCAGACAAAGCTGAGAGGGGAAGCAAGGCCGCCATTGATCAAGATGAGTGTCTTCAATGGCTTGAttctaaagaagaaggttcGGTGCTCTATGTTTGCCTTGGAAGTATATGTAATCTTCCTTTGTCTCAGCTCAAGGAGCTGGGGCTAGGCCTTGAGGAATCTCGAAGATCTTTTATTTGGGTCATAAGAGGTTCGGAAAAGTATAAAGAACTATTTGAGTGGATGTTGGAGAGCggttttgaagaaagaatcaaagagagaGGACTTCTCATTAAAGGGTGGGCACCTCAAGTCCTTATCCTTTCACATCCTTCCGTTGGAGGATTCCTGACACACTGTGGATGGAACTCGACTCTCGAAGGAATCACCTCAGGCATTCCACTGATCACTTGGCCGCTGTTTGGAGACCAATTCTGCAACCAAAAACTGGTCGTTCAAGTACTAAAAGCCGGTGTAAGTGCCGGGGTTGAAGAAGTCATGAAAtggggagaagaagataaaataggAGTGTTAGTGGATAAAGAAGGAGTGAAAAAGGCTGTGGAAGAATTGATGGGTGATAGTGATGATGcaaaagagaggagaagaagagtcaaaGAGCTTGGAGAATTAGCTCACAAAGCTGTGGAAAAAGGAGGCTCTTCTCATTCTAACATCACACTCTTGCTACAAGACATAATGCAACTAGCACAATTCAAGAATTGA
- the UGT73C6 gene encoding UDP-glucosyl transferase 73C6 (UDP-glucosyl transferase 73C6 (UGT73C6); CONTAINS InterPro DOMAIN/s: UDP-glucuronosyl/UDP-glucosyltransferase (InterPro:IPR002213); BEST Arabidopsis thaliana protein match is: don-glucosyltransferase 1 (TAIR:AT2G36800.1); Has 7696 Blast hits to 7598 proteins in 402 species: Archae - 0; Bacteria - 194; Metazoa - 2225; Fungi - 26; Plants - 5115; Viruses - 73; Other Eukaryotes - 63 (source: NCBI BLink).) yields MAFEKNNEPFPLHFVLFPFMAQGHMIPMVDIARLLAQRGVLITIVTTPHNAARFKNVLNRAIESGLPINLVQVKFPYQEAGLQEGQENMDLLTTMEQITSFFKAVNLLKEPVQNLIEEMSPRPSCLISDMCLSYTSEIAKKFKIPKILFHGMGCFCLLCVNVLRKNREILDNLKSDKEYFIVPYFPDRVEFTRPQVPVETYVPAGWKEILEDMVEADKTSYGVIVNSFQELEPAYAKDFKEARSGKAWTIGPVSLCNKVGVDKAERGNKSDIDQDECLEWLDSKEPGSVLYVCLGSICNLPLSQLLELGLGLEESQRPFIWVIRGWEKYKELVEWFSESGFEDRIQDRGLLIKGWSPQMLILSHPSVGGFLTHCGWNSTLEGITAGLPMLTWPLFADQFCNEKLVVQILKVGVSAEVKEVMKWGEEEKIGVLVDKEGVKKAVEELMGESDDAKERRRRAKELGESAHKAVEEGGSSHSNITFLLQDIMQLAQSNN; encoded by the coding sequence ATGGCTTTCGAAAAAAACAACGAACCTTTTCCTCTTCACTTTGTTCTCTTCCCTTTCATGGCTCAAGGCCACATGATTCCCATGGTTGATATTGCAAGGCTCTTGGCTCAGCGAGGTGTGCTTATAACAATTGTCACGACGCCTCACAATGCAGCAAGGTTCAAGAATGTCCTAAACCGTGCCATTGAGTCTGGTTTGCCCATCAACCTAGTGCAAGTCAAGTTTCCATATCAAGAAGCTGGTCTGCAAGAAGGACAAGAAAATATGGATTTGCTTACCACGATGGAGCAGATAACATCTTTCTTTAAAGCGGTTAACTTACTCAAAGAACCAGTCCAGAACCTTATTGAAGAGATGAGCCCGCGACCAAGCTGTCTAATCTCTGATATGTGTTTGTCGTATACAAGCGAAATCGCCAAGAAGTTCAAAATACCAAAGATCCTCTTCCATGGCATGGGTTGCTTTTGTCTTCTGTGTGTTAACGTTCTGCGCAAGAACCGTGAGATCTTGGACAATTTAAAGTCTGATAAGGAGTACTTCATTGTTCCTTATTTTCCTGATAGAGTTGAATTCACAAGACCTCAAGTTCCGGTGGAAACATATGTTCCTGCAGGCTGGAAAGAGATCTTGGAGGATATGGTAGAAGCGGATAAGACATCTTATGGTGTTATAGTCAACTCATTTCAAGAGCTCGAACCTGCGTATGCCAAAGACTTCAAGGAGGCAAGGTCTGGTAAAGCATGGACCATTGGACCTGTTTCCTTGTGCAACAAGGTAGGAGTAGACAAAGCAGAGAGGGGAAACAAATCAGATATTGATCAAGATGAGTGCCTTGAATGGCTCGATTCTAAGGAACCGGGATCTGTGCTCTACGTTTGCCTTGGAAGTATTTGTAATCTTCCTCTGTCTCAGCTCCTTGAGCTGGGACTAGGCCTAGAGGAATCCCAAAGACCTTTCATCTGGGTCATAAGAGGTTGGGAGAAATACAAAGAGTTAGTTGAGTGGTTCTCGGAAAGCGGCTTTGAAGATAGAATCCAAGATAGAGGACTTCTCATCAAAGGATGGTCCCCTCAAATGCTTATCCTTTCACATCCTTCTGTTGGAGGGTTCTTAACGCACTGCGGATGGAACTCGACTCTTGAGGGGATAACTGCTGGTCTACCAATGCTTACATGGCCACTATTTGCAGACCAATTCTGCAACGAGAAACTGGTCGTACAAATACTAAAAGTCGGTGTAAGTGCCGAGGTTAAAGAGGTCATGAAAtggggagaagaagagaagataggAGTGTTGGTGGATAAAGAAGGAGTGAAGAAGGCAGTGGAAGAACTAATGGGTGAGAGTGATGAtgcaaaagagagaagaagaagagccaaAGAGCTTGGAGAATCAGCTCACAAGGCTGTGGAAGAAGGAGGCTCCTCTCATTCTAATATCACTTTCTTGCTACAAGACATAATGCAACTAGCACAGTCCAATAATTGA